From the genome of Candidatus Baltobacteraceae bacterium, one region includes:
- a CDS encoding SIS domain-containing protein, protein MNRTAFPDRISTYLEEIEGIVKSISRSDVRRVVDRLFEGWQQGQTTYIIGNGGSASTGSHMMNDLSKMTTIEGKRRFRAIALTDNMPYITAIGNDIEYADVFVEQLRNLLLPKDILIAISGSGNSENIIRAARYANEIGATVIGLCGNPGSRLCACSDVAVTIPANSICQQEDGHLILNHAIALALRERIAATA, encoded by the coding sequence ATGAATCGAACCGCGTTCCCCGATCGCATTTCGACGTATTTGGAGGAGATCGAGGGGATCGTCAAGTCCATCTCGAGGTCAGACGTTCGTCGCGTCGTAGACCGTTTGTTCGAAGGCTGGCAGCAGGGCCAAACGACCTATATTATCGGAAACGGTGGTAGCGCGTCGACCGGCTCGCATATGATGAACGACCTTTCCAAGATGACCACGATCGAAGGCAAGAGGCGGTTCCGCGCTATTGCGCTGACCGACAATATGCCGTATATCACCGCCATCGGTAACGATATCGAGTACGCCGACGTTTTTGTCGAGCAACTTCGCAATCTGCTTCTACCCAAAGATATCCTCATTGCAATTTCGGGCTCGGGTAATTCCGAGAACATCATTCGCGCCGCCCGCTACGCAAACGAGATCGGTGCGACGGTGATCGGCCTGTGTGGGAACCCCGGAAGCAGGCTCTGCGCGTGCTCTGACGTCGCCGTCACGATTCCGGCGAACAGTATCTGCCAGCAAGAAGACGGCCACCTCATCCTCAACCACGCAATCGCCTTAGCATTACGCGAGCGCATTGCCGCGACTGCATGA
- a CDS encoding SDR family oxidoreductase encodes MTKAKHVVVTGGAGFIGSHLVDRLVADGHDVVAVDNLKIGREKNLAKAVASGRCKFMRMDIREGDALPAVFADADTVYHLAALADIVPSIEQPVEYFTTNVDGTFNVMEAARVCGIKRVVYAASSSCYGIPDVYPTPEDAPIRPQYPYALTKYLGERIALHWGSVYNIPTVSLRFFNVFGPRARTSGTYGAVFGVFLAQKLAGKPFTVVGDGTQTRDFTFVTDIVEGIVTAAASDLRDEIVNLGSGGTYSVNDLCRLLGGPIEHIPKRPGEPDCTFADTSKAQRLLNWRAKTPFEDGVRIMLEHIADWRDAPLWDAQSIADATKVWFEKLGEASTV; translated from the coding sequence ATGACCAAAGCCAAGCACGTCGTTGTAACCGGCGGAGCCGGCTTTATCGGCAGTCATCTCGTTGACCGGCTCGTTGCCGACGGTCACGACGTCGTTGCCGTTGACAACCTCAAGATAGGCCGCGAAAAGAACCTAGCAAAAGCCGTTGCAAGCGGGCGGTGCAAATTCATGCGCATGGATATCCGTGAGGGCGATGCCTTACCGGCCGTCTTCGCAGACGCCGACACCGTCTATCACCTGGCCGCCCTAGCCGACATCGTACCTTCCATCGAGCAACCCGTCGAGTATTTTACGACCAACGTAGACGGAACGTTTAACGTCATGGAAGCCGCGCGTGTGTGTGGGATCAAGCGCGTCGTCTACGCCGCCTCGAGTTCGTGTTATGGAATACCGGACGTGTATCCGACGCCGGAAGATGCGCCGATCCGGCCGCAGTACCCCTATGCGCTGACCAAATATTTAGGTGAGCGCATCGCATTACATTGGGGAAGTGTATACAATATTCCAACGGTCTCACTGCGCTTTTTTAACGTGTTCGGCCCGCGTGCGCGAACCTCTGGAACATATGGCGCCGTGTTCGGCGTCTTCCTCGCGCAAAAACTTGCGGGCAAGCCCTTTACCGTCGTCGGCGACGGAACGCAAACGCGGGACTTCACGTTCGTGACCGATATTGTCGAGGGCATCGTTACCGCGGCTGCGAGCGACCTGCGGGATGAGATTGTGAATTTGGGTTCCGGCGGCACCTACAGCGTGAACGACTTATGCCGCTTGCTCGGTGGCCCGATCGAACACATTCCCAAGCGTCCGGGCGAGCCGGATTGTACCTTTGCCGACACCTCGAAGGCGCAACGGCTGCTCAACTGGCGCGCGAAAACGCCGTTTGAGGATGGCGTCCGGATCATGCTCGAGCATATAGCCGATTGGCGCGACGCGCCGCTGTGGGACGCTCAATCGATTGCAGATGCGACCAAAGTTTGGTTCGAAAAACTCGGAGAAGCATCCACCGTATGA
- a CDS encoding PfkB family carbohydrate kinase, whose amino-acid sequence MSVLDSRAASKIVPLDQFAQRVAELKASGRKVVLCHGVFDLLHYGHILHFDEARRQGDALVVTITPDIYVNKGPGRPAFTEAYRAQMLAALEIVDYVAINKWPTAVEMLKLVQPDVYAKGPDYKNHQQDITGKIADEETAVRQGGGHIYYTEDITFSSSALINRHLSSHSQEVNEYLTNLRGRFSPAQVHGAIDKLRKLRVLVVGEAIVDEYVYVDQLGKSSKEPVLAMRYTSQEEFAGGALAIANHLAEIIDDVNLVTFLGTRDSHEEFIRTRLARNVSPTFFYKSDSPTIVKRRYVESYLLQKLFEVYFFNDEVLTSEDSERFSAHLEKIASGYDLVICADFGHGIFSQQAVDTIQTQAKFLAINTQQNAANIGYHTLSRYSRADLVCTNEGELRADARDRLGSIEPLILAVAERLHLENALITRGKRGALFYRASEGWSSGPAFAKTVTDRIGTGDAVLSWVAPMVAAGLPGQMIAFVANVVGAQAAQIVGNRTAVDRIATYKFIEAVLK is encoded by the coding sequence ATGAGCGTTCTCGACTCACGCGCAGCGAGTAAGATCGTCCCGCTCGACCAGTTCGCGCAGCGCGTTGCGGAGCTCAAAGCATCGGGCCGCAAGGTGGTGCTCTGTCACGGTGTCTTCGATCTACTCCATTACGGACACATTCTGCACTTCGACGAGGCGCGCCGTCAGGGTGACGCATTGGTCGTCACGATTACACCCGATATCTACGTCAATAAGGGGCCCGGCCGTCCCGCTTTCACGGAAGCCTATCGCGCGCAGATGCTTGCGGCATTAGAAATCGTTGACTACGTCGCCATCAACAAGTGGCCAACCGCCGTCGAGATGCTCAAACTCGTCCAGCCGGACGTCTACGCGAAAGGGCCCGACTACAAAAACCATCAGCAAGACATCACCGGCAAGATCGCCGATGAAGAAACCGCCGTTCGCCAGGGCGGCGGCCACATTTACTACACCGAAGACATCACCTTTTCAAGCTCTGCGCTGATCAATCGCCACCTGTCATCACATTCCCAAGAGGTGAATGAATATTTGACCAATTTGCGCGGCCGCTTCAGTCCGGCGCAAGTACATGGCGCAATCGATAAGCTGCGGAAGTTGCGTGTGCTGGTCGTCGGCGAAGCGATCGTGGATGAATATGTTTACGTCGATCAGTTGGGCAAGTCGTCGAAAGAGCCGGTCCTGGCAATGCGCTATACTTCCCAAGAGGAGTTTGCCGGCGGTGCGCTTGCCATTGCCAATCATTTAGCGGAGATCATCGACGACGTCAACCTCGTAACGTTCCTCGGAACGCGCGATTCACACGAGGAGTTCATTCGGACGCGCCTTGCGCGCAACGTCAGCCCCACGTTTTTCTACAAGTCGGACTCGCCTACGATTGTCAAGCGGCGGTATGTCGAAAGCTATCTGCTCCAGAAGTTGTTCGAAGTCTATTTCTTCAATGACGAGGTTCTCACGAGCGAAGACAGCGAACGCTTCAGCGCGCACCTCGAGAAGATCGCTTCCGGTTATGACCTCGTGATTTGCGCCGACTTCGGACACGGGATTTTCTCGCAACAGGCAGTCGACACGATTCAGACGCAGGCGAAGTTCTTAGCAATCAACACGCAACAGAACGCCGCCAATATCGGCTACCATACCCTCTCGCGTTATTCACGCGCGGATCTCGTCTGCACCAACGAAGGCGAGCTGCGCGCCGATGCGCGCGATCGCCTGGGCAGCATCGAACCGCTGATCCTGGCGGTCGCCGAGCGGCTCCACTTGGAGAATGCTTTGATTACCCGCGGTAAGCGAGGCGCGCTCTTCTATCGCGCGAGCGAAGGCTGGTCGAGCGGCCCAGCATTTGCAAAGACCGTCACCGACCGCATCGGCACCGGCGATGCCGTGCTCTCGTGGGTAGCGCCGATGGTGGCCGCGGGATTGCCCGGGCAGATGATCGCTTTCGTCGCAAATGTCG